One genomic region from Homalodisca vitripennis isolate AUS2020 chromosome 6, UT_GWSS_2.1, whole genome shotgun sequence encodes:
- the LOC124365545 gene encoding histone H2A-like: protein MSGRGKGGKVKGKAKSRSSRAGLQFPVGRIHRLLRKGNYAERVGAGAPVYLAAVMEYLAAEVLELAGNAARDNKTTRIIPRHLQLTIRNDKELNKLLSGVTIAQGGVLPNIQAVLLPKKTEKKA from the coding sequence ATGTCAGGACGAGGCAAAGGCGGTAAAGTGAAGGGAAAGGCAAAGTCCCGCTCGTCCAGGGCCGGTCTTCAGTTCCCGGTCGGCAGGATCCACCGTCTGCTCCGCAAGGGCAACTACGCCGAGCGAGTGGGTGCCGGAGCTCCGGTCTACCTGGCCGCCGTCATGGAGTATCTCGCCGCCGAGGTTCTCGAGTTGGCCGGTAACGCGGCCCGTGACAACAAGACGACCAGGATCATTCCCCGTCACCTTCAGCTAACCATCAGGAATGACAAGGAGCTGAACAAGCTACTGTCCGGTGTCACGATCGCCCAGGGAGGTGTACTGCCAAACATCCAGGCCGTGCTCCTGCCCAAGAAGACCGAGAAGAAGGCCTAA